Proteins encoded within one genomic window of Salipaludibacillus agaradhaerens:
- the spoIIGA gene encoding sigma-E processing peptidase SpoIIGA: MTLYFDIIWLLNFFIDLLLLILTATVLKKNVPKKRLVIGAFFASLYIWCLIVPALEILTHPILKGLYSVIIILITFRFNTLGSFIQTLLMFYFVNFAVGGALIGIHYFLQVDPAFVGGSLGPGTKSFGSPIGWLFVLAGFPLVFYYSKQRFESIETVKIQYESTMEVHVELQGHHIQLRGFVDSGNQLTDPFSKRPVMIIDMTETADQFPKTLVNFSKRSPSDLTNVEEENIGNVSLLPFRTIGSHQQFLWTVKPDRVTVHENGRSFECPRTLLGLSHVPLGEKEEYNCLLHPAMMQQKMRAQ; this comes from the coding sequence ATGACTCTTTATTTCGATATCATCTGGTTACTAAATTTTTTCATAGATTTATTGTTGCTTATTTTGACTGCCACCGTTTTAAAAAAGAATGTTCCGAAAAAACGGTTAGTAATTGGCGCATTCTTTGCATCACTTTATATTTGGTGTCTTATCGTTCCAGCACTTGAGATCCTGACACATCCTATTTTGAAAGGCTTATATTCAGTCATTATTATATTGATCACATTTAGATTTAATACATTAGGATCTTTCATTCAGACCCTTTTGATGTTTTATTTTGTGAATTTTGCAGTGGGAGGGGCTTTAATTGGTATACATTATTTTCTTCAAGTTGATCCTGCCTTCGTTGGAGGTTCCTTAGGACCAGGGACAAAAAGCTTTGGTAGCCCAATAGGCTGGTTGTTTGTCTTAGCAGGGTTTCCTCTTGTCTTTTATTATTCAAAACAGCGATTTGAATCCATCGAAACAGTGAAGATACAGTACGAATCAACAATGGAGGTGCATGTCGAATTACAAGGCCATCATATTCAGTTAAGAGGGTTCGTCGACAGTGGTAATCAATTAACAGATCCTTTTTCAAAAAGACCTGTGATGATTATAGATATGACGGAAACTGCCGATCAATTCCCAAAGACATTAGTTAATTTTTCAAAACGATCGCCTAGTGATCTTACAAACGTAGAGGAAGAAAATATTGGGAATGTTTCTCTTCTTCCATTTCGGACGATAGGTAGTCATCAGCAATTTTTATGGACTGTGAAGCCAGACAGAGTCACCGTACATGAGAATGGTAGATCCTTTGAATGCCCACGTACCTTATTAGGGCTTAGCCATGTCCCACTTGGCGAAAAGGAGGAATATAATTGTCTGCTTCATCCAGCCATGATGCAACAGAAAATGCGGGCTCAATAA
- the sigE gene encoding RNA polymerase sporulation sigma factor SigE, translating into MKKYTIRLKLLWYRLLKKLNLKSKEVYYIGGSEALPPPLSKEEETYLLQKLPNGDESVRAMLIERNLRLVVYIARKFENTGINIEDLISIGTIGLIKAVNTFNPEKKIKLATYASRCIENEILMYLRRNNKLRSEVSFDEPLNIDWDGNELLLSDVLGTEEDIITKGIEDKVDRKLLVKALTSLNSREKQIMELRFGLAGEEEKTQKDVADLLGISQSYISRLEKRIIKRLQKEFNKMI; encoded by the coding sequence GTGAAAAAATATACGATCCGTTTAAAACTTTTATGGTACAGGTTGTTAAAAAAATTAAATTTAAAATCAAAGGAAGTGTACTACATAGGGGGAAGTGAAGCACTCCCACCCCCACTGTCTAAAGAAGAGGAAACGTATTTATTACAAAAATTACCTAATGGAGACGAATCGGTACGCGCTATGCTCATTGAACGGAATTTACGGCTTGTTGTGTACATCGCACGTAAGTTCGAAAATACTGGCATTAATATTGAAGATTTAATTAGTATTGGCACGATTGGTTTAATTAAAGCAGTTAACACTTTTAATCCTGAAAAGAAAATAAAGTTAGCTACCTATGCTTCAAGATGTATTGAGAATGAAATTTTGATGTATTTAAGACGAAATAATAAATTACGCTCTGAAGTGTCGTTTGATGAGCCATTGAATATTGATTGGGATGGAAATGAGTTGCTGTTGTCTGATGTCCTTGGTACAGAAGAAGATATTATTACGAAAGGAATAGAAGATAAAGTTGACAGAAAACTCCTTGTTAAAGCCTTAACGAGCTTAAATAGCCGAGAAAAACAAATAATGGAACTACGATTTGGATTAGCTGGGGAAGAAGAAAAAACGCAAAAAGATGTGGCTGATTTACTTGGGATTTCTCAGTCATATATTTCTCGTCTTGAAAAAAGAATTATCAAACGGTTACAAAAAGAATTTAATAAAATGATCTAG
- the sigG gene encoding RNA polymerase sporulation sigma factor SigG, whose protein sequence is MSRNKVEICGVDTSTLPVLKNKEMRVLFKQMQEEDDAEAREKLVNGNLRLVLSVIQRFNNRGEYVDDLFQVGCIGLMKSIDNFDLGQNVKFSTYAVPMIIGEIRRYLRDNNPIRVSRSLRDIAYKALQVRDNLMAEKKREKEPTVQEIAAVLGVPKEEVVFALDAIQDPVSLFEPIYNDGGDPIYVMDQISDDKQKDVNWIEEIAIKEAMIRLNEREKIILDMRFFQGKTQMEVAEEIGISQAQVSRLEKAAITQMNKHAKE, encoded by the coding sequence TTGTCACGAAATAAAGTGGAAATATGCGGTGTGGATACGTCCACATTACCTGTTCTCAAAAACAAGGAAATGCGTGTGCTGTTTAAACAAATGCAAGAAGAAGATGATGCTGAAGCACGTGAAAAGCTAGTAAATGGGAATTTGCGTCTCGTCCTCAGTGTCATTCAAAGATTTAATAACCGGGGGGAATATGTGGATGACCTTTTTCAAGTAGGGTGTATCGGCTTAATGAAATCAATTGATAATTTTGATTTAGGGCAGAATGTTAAATTCTCCACGTACGCTGTTCCGATGATTATTGGAGAGATACGTCGTTATTTAAGAGACAATAATCCCATTAGAGTGTCTCGTTCACTTAGAGATATTGCATACAAAGCCCTTCAAGTGCGAGATAACTTAATGGCCGAAAAGAAAAGAGAGAAAGAACCAACGGTGCAAGAGATTGCAGCAGTATTAGGAGTGCCTAAAGAAGAGGTGGTCTTTGCTCTCGATGCTATTCAAGATCCCGTTTCGTTATTTGAACCGATCTACAATGATGGCGGTGACCCTATTTACGTCATGGACCAAATAAGTGATGATAAGCAAAAGGACGTAAATTGGATAGAAGAAATTGCGATTAAAGAGGCGATGATTCGATTAAATGAAAGAGAAAAAATTATTTTGGACATGCGTTTTTTTCAAGGGAAAACACAAATGGAAGTAGCTGAGGAAATTGGCATCTCACAGGCACAAGTTTCCCGTCTCGAAAAAGCGGCCATTACTCAAATGAATAAACATGCGAAAGAATAA
- a CDS encoding YlmC/YmxH family sporulation protein, whose translation MLNMSELQSKDIVNLADGRLLGHLTDIDIDLEKGRVDAIVIGGGRMKNLFQKDDETVVPWKNIVKIGSDVILVRVEKDGHSSVSFDD comes from the coding sequence ATGTTGAACATGTCTGAGCTGCAATCCAAAGATATTGTAAATTTGGCAGATGGTCGTTTATTAGGCCATTTAACAGATATCGATATTGATTTAGAAAAAGGGAGAGTGGATGCTATCGTCATTGGTGGAGGAAGAATGAAAAATTTATTCCAGAAAGATGATGAGACAGTTGTTCCGTGGAAAAATATTGTAAAAATCGGTTCAGATGTGATTTTAGTACGTGTTGAAAAAGATGGACATAGCTCCGTTTCCTTCGATGACTAA